From a single Micromonospora sp. WMMD1102 genomic region:
- a CDS encoding N-acetyltransferase: protein MNSSSLPRMRPYTDGDLPRLVETFAGWIAEAGSCGYDHVGEVPHRIYENLRGKPIAELVQLWELGDEIVGLAVNLRFGAAFDVFCAPALRGGGAELAMLRTAYQTTARTMTADRTAEPYVLTDVFDCDSTRIQLLNGLGFTRFRTWDDVTVRDLTDPVAEPAPPDGFVLRTARPGDADQLAAARNSAFEADWTGQLYRSAVMTRPGYAAEWEIVAEAPDGRIAAFAVCWLDGRNRVGHFEPVGTHRDFHRRGLARAVMLAGMHRMRAAGMATATVNHNADNLPAARLYTSLGFRREHQTYGFRRPRP, encoded by the coding sequence GTGAACAGCAGCAGCCTGCCCCGGATGCGGCCGTACACCGACGGCGACCTGCCCCGGCTCGTGGAGACCTTCGCCGGCTGGATCGCCGAGGCCGGCAGCTGCGGGTACGACCACGTCGGCGAGGTGCCGCACCGGATCTACGAGAACCTGCGCGGGAAACCGATCGCGGAGCTTGTCCAGCTCTGGGAGCTCGGGGACGAGATCGTCGGGCTGGCGGTCAACCTGCGCTTCGGCGCCGCCTTCGACGTCTTCTGCGCACCCGCGCTGCGCGGCGGCGGGGCCGAGCTGGCGATGCTGCGTACGGCGTACCAGACCACCGCCCGGACGATGACCGCCGACCGGACCGCCGAGCCGTACGTGCTCACCGACGTCTTCGACTGCGACAGCACCCGGATCCAGCTGCTCAACGGGCTCGGCTTCACCAGGTTCCGCACCTGGGACGACGTGACCGTCCGGGACCTCACCGACCCGGTCGCCGAGCCGGCCCCGCCGGACGGCTTCGTACTGCGTACCGCCCGGCCGGGCGACGCCGACCAGCTCGCGGCGGCCCGCAACTCGGCCTTCGAGGCGGACTGGACCGGGCAGCTCTACCGGTCGGCGGTGATGACCCGACCCGGTTACGCCGCCGAGTGGGAGATCGTCGCCGAGGCGCCGGACGGCCGGATAGCCGCCTTCGCCGTCTGCTGGCTGGACGGGCGCAACCGGGTCGGGCACTTCGAGCCGGTCGGCACGCATCGGGACTTCCACCGGCGCGGGCTGGCCCGAGCGGTGATGCTGGCCGGGATGCACCGGATGCGGGCGGCCGGGATGGCGACGGCGACCGTAAACCACAACGCCGACAACCTGCCGGCCGCCAGGCTCTACACCTCGCTCGGCTTCCGCCGCGAACACCAGACGTACGGCTTCCGCCGCCCCCGCCCCTGA
- the topA gene encoding type I DNA topoisomerase, with translation MPSNARSTRLVIVESPAKAKTISGYLGPGYVVEASLGHVRDLPRNADDVPAKYKGEPWARLGVDVDNGFAALYVVSPDRKQQITKLTRLAKEVDEVFLATDEDREGEAIAWHLVETLKPKVPVKRMVFHEITRQAIQAAVANPREIDRDLVDAQEARRILDRLYGYEVSPVLWRKVRSGLSAGRVQSVATRIVVERERQRMAFRSAEYWDILATLGVQGAADGPRSFSATLVALDGDRIATGKDFEPTTGQVKPGAGVTHLDEAGARGLAARLDGRPFTVTRVDEKPYRRRPYAPFITSTLQQEAARKLRFSSQQTMRTAQRLYENGYITYMRTDSVNLSETAIAAARRQIAELYGERNVPPEPRRYTGKVKNAQEAHEAIRPAGDNFRTPGELANELSAEEFRLYELIWRRTIASQMTDAVGSSVSVRIRAVSSAGEEADFGATGKTITEPGFLRAYVESSDDENAEAEDAERRLPNLVRDQPLTAEELAPTGHHTQPPSRYTEASLVKSLEELGIGRPSTYASIMATIQDRGYVFKRGQALIPSFLAFAVVGLLERHYPRLVDYNFTAAMENELDEIAGGDHAAVDFLTSFYFGSEMGGDQSVARSGGLKKMVTENLSEIDARSVNSIPLFRDDEGRDVVVRVGRYGPYLQRSLPGAEPAAPAARDTGDGGPPEDAAASGDRAPIPDGLAPDELTPEKVHELFLGGGGERKLGEHPETGEPIVLKSGRFGPYVSSGERKASLLRTQSPDSLTMSEALRLLTLPRVVGVGPDGAEVLAANGRYGPYVKRGDEFRSLESEEQLFTVTLDEALALLAAPKTRQRRAAAPPLREMGADPLTEKPLVIKDGRFGPYVTDGETNASLRRGQTPEALTLEEASEMLAEKRAKGPAPRKRAAKKTTAKKTAAKATGDGSAAKKTTAKKTAAAKKTTAKKTAAKKATTSKATAAKKAPAKKAAPSKATAAAAEPAD, from the coding sequence GTGCCGAGCAACGCCAGGAGCACCCGTCTGGTCATCGTCGAGTCACCGGCGAAGGCCAAGACGATCTCGGGCTATCTCGGCCCGGGGTACGTCGTCGAGGCCAGCCTGGGCCACGTCCGTGACCTGCCGCGCAACGCCGACGACGTGCCCGCGAAATACAAGGGCGAGCCGTGGGCCCGGCTCGGCGTCGACGTCGACAACGGGTTCGCCGCCCTCTACGTCGTCTCCCCGGACCGCAAGCAGCAGATCACCAAGCTGACCCGGCTGGCCAAGGAGGTGGACGAGGTCTTCCTCGCCACCGACGAGGACCGCGAGGGCGAGGCCATCGCCTGGCACCTGGTCGAGACGCTCAAGCCCAAGGTGCCGGTCAAGCGGATGGTCTTCCACGAGATCACCCGGCAGGCCATCCAGGCGGCGGTGGCGAACCCGCGCGAGATCGACCGCGACCTGGTCGACGCCCAGGAGGCCCGACGGATCCTGGACCGGCTCTACGGCTACGAGGTCTCCCCGGTGCTGTGGCGCAAGGTCCGCTCCGGGCTCTCCGCCGGCCGGGTCCAGTCGGTCGCCACCCGGATCGTCGTCGAACGCGAGCGGCAGCGGATGGCGTTCCGCAGCGCGGAGTACTGGGACATCCTGGCCACCCTCGGCGTGCAGGGAGCCGCCGACGGGCCGCGCAGCTTCTCCGCCACCCTGGTCGCGCTGGACGGCGACCGGATCGCCACCGGCAAGGACTTCGAGCCGACCACCGGCCAGGTGAAGCCGGGTGCCGGGGTGACCCACCTCGACGAGGCGGGTGCCCGTGGCCTGGCCGCCCGTCTCGACGGCCGCCCGTTCACGGTGACCCGGGTCGACGAGAAGCCCTACCGGCGCCGCCCCTACGCGCCGTTCATCACCTCGACGCTCCAGCAGGAGGCGGCCCGCAAGCTGCGCTTCTCCTCGCAGCAGACGATGCGCACCGCGCAGCGGCTCTACGAGAACGGCTACATCACCTACATGCGTACCGACTCGGTCAACCTGTCGGAGACGGCCATCGCGGCCGCCCGCCGGCAGATCGCCGAGCTCTACGGCGAGCGGAACGTGCCGCCGGAGCCGCGCCGCTACACCGGCAAGGTGAAGAACGCCCAGGAGGCGCACGAGGCGATCCGCCCCGCCGGGGACAACTTCCGGACCCCGGGTGAGCTGGCCAACGAACTCTCCGCCGAGGAGTTCCGGCTCTACGAGCTGATCTGGCGGCGGACCATCGCCTCCCAGATGACCGACGCGGTCGGCTCCAGCGTCTCGGTGCGGATCCGGGCGGTCTCCAGCGCGGGCGAGGAGGCCGACTTCGGCGCCACCGGCAAGACCATCACCGAGCCGGGCTTCCTGCGGGCGTACGTGGAGTCGTCCGACGACGAGAACGCCGAGGCCGAGGACGCCGAACGGCGGCTGCCGAACCTGGTCAGGGACCAGCCGCTGACCGCCGAGGAACTCGCCCCGACCGGCCACCACACCCAGCCGCCGTCCCGGTACACCGAGGCGTCGCTGGTGAAGTCGCTGGAGGAGCTGGGCATCGGCCGCCCGTCGACGTACGCCTCGATCATGGCGACGATCCAGGACCGGGGGTACGTCTTCAAGCGCGGCCAGGCGCTGATCCCGTCCTTCCTGGCCTTCGCCGTGGTCGGCCTGCTGGAACGGCACTACCCCCGGCTCGTCGACTACAACTTCACCGCCGCGATGGAGAACGAGCTGGACGAGATCGCCGGTGGCGACCACGCGGCGGTGGACTTCCTGACCTCGTTCTACTTCGGCAGCGAGATGGGCGGGGACCAGTCGGTGGCCCGGTCCGGCGGGCTGAAGAAGATGGTCACCGAGAACCTGAGCGAGATCGACGCGCGCAGCGTCAACTCGATCCCGCTGTTCCGGGACGACGAGGGGCGCGACGTCGTCGTCCGGGTCGGCCGCTACGGGCCGTACCTGCAACGGAGCCTGCCCGGTGCGGAGCCGGCCGCCCCGGCTGCCCGGGACACCGGCGACGGCGGCCCGCCCGAGGACGCGGCGGCGAGCGGCGACCGGGCACCGATCCCGGACGGGCTGGCGCCGGACGAGCTGACCCCGGAGAAGGTGCACGAGCTGTTCCTCGGCGGTGGCGGCGAGCGCAAGCTCGGCGAGCACCCGGAGACCGGCGAGCCGATCGTGCTCAAGTCCGGCCGGTTCGGCCCCTACGTCTCCAGCGGCGAGCGCAAGGCGTCGCTGCTGCGCACCCAGTCCCCGGATTCGCTGACCATGTCGGAGGCGCTGCGCCTGCTCACCCTGCCCCGGGTGGTCGGGGTCGGGCCGGACGGTGCCGAGGTGCTGGCCGCGAACGGCCGCTACGGCCCGTACGTCAAGCGCGGCGACGAGTTTCGCTCGCTGGAGTCGGAGGAGCAGCTCTTCACCGTCACCCTGGACGAGGCGCTGGCCCTGCTGGCGGCGCCGAAGACCCGGCAGCGCCGGGCGGCCGCCCCGCCGCTGCGGGAGATGGGTGCCGACCCGCTGACCGAGAAGCCGCTGGTGATCAAGGACGGCCGGTTCGGGCCGTACGTCACCGACGGCGAGACCAATGCGTCGCTGCGGCGCGGCCAGACTCCGGAGGCGCTGACCCTGGAGGAGGCGTCGGAGATGCTGGCGGAGAAACGGGCCAAGGGTCCGGCGCCGCGCAAGCGGGCGGCGAAGAAGACGACCGCCAAGAAGACGGCGGCCAAGGCGACCGGCGACGGCTCGGCGGCGAAGAAGACGACGGCGAAGAAGACGGCGGCGGCGAAGAAGACGACCGCCAAGAAGACCGCCGCCAAGAAGGCGACGACGTCGAAGGCGACGGCCGCGAAGAAGGCGCCGGCGAAGAAGGCCGCCCCGAGCAAGGCGACGGCCGCAGCCGCCGAACCAGCCGACTAG
- a CDS encoding sodium-translocating pyrophosphatase, producing the protein MSHYWAADSGGLSLGGENLSYVVVAAVIALVALGFAAALTKAVLSTGKGTEKMQEIAGAVQEGASAYLLRQFRTLGIFVVVAVILLFLLPVHDTDGNETLVKIGRSGFFVVGALFSAFIGGAGMALATRANLRVAAAAREHQGGREAAMQIAFRTGGVVGFLTVGLGLVGAAAVVLIYKGDAPTVLEGFGFGAALLAMFMRVGGGIFTKAADVGADLVGKVEQGIPEDDPRNAATIADNVGDNVGDCAGMAADLFESYAVTLVAALILGRAAFGEQGLVFPLIVSTIGVLIAILGVFITRLRAGDRSGLTAINRAFYASAVVSAILVAVMSFVYLPATWADLLGADWRTRLGLAEDASDPIDPRILAIGAVVIGIVLAAAIQALTGYFTETNRRPVQDIGKSSLTGPATVVLAGISVGLESAVYSALLIGAGVFGAFLLGGGSLTLSLFAVALAGTGLLTTVGVIVAMDTFGPISDNAQGIAEMSGDIDEQGARTLTELDAVGNTTKAITKGIAIATAVLAATALFGSYTDTLAVALRDAGSDLSIDGLLNVANPRNLVGLIVGAAVVFLFSGLAINAVSRSAGAVVMEVRRQFRELPGIMDYSQRPEYGKVVDICTRDAQRELMTPGLLAILAPIAVGFGLGPGALAAYLAGAIGTGTLMAVFLANSGGAWDNSKKLVEDGAFGGKGSDAHAATVIGDTVGDPFKDTAGPAINPLIKVMNLVSLLIAPAVVAWSVGDDANTALRIGVAVVAVLIIVVAVLFSKRKPVAMSDSDSDTGGAGSGSSDQQPQTVNA; encoded by the coding sequence ATGTCCCACTATTGGGCCGCTGACAGTGGCGGGCTGTCCCTCGGCGGCGAGAACCTCTCGTATGTCGTCGTCGCGGCAGTCATCGCCCTGGTGGCGCTCGGCTTCGCCGCTGCGCTGACCAAGGCCGTGCTGTCGACCGGCAAGGGCACCGAGAAGATGCAGGAGATCGCGGGGGCCGTCCAGGAGGGGGCCTCGGCCTACCTGCTGCGGCAGTTCCGCACCCTCGGCATATTCGTCGTGGTCGCGGTGATCCTGCTCTTCCTGCTGCCGGTGCACGACACCGACGGCAACGAGACGCTGGTGAAGATCGGCCGATCGGGCTTCTTCGTGGTCGGCGCCCTGTTCAGCGCGTTCATCGGCGGCGCCGGCATGGCCCTGGCCACCCGGGCCAACCTGCGGGTCGCGGCCGCCGCCCGCGAGCACCAGGGCGGCCGGGAAGCGGCGATGCAGATCGCGTTCCGCACCGGTGGCGTCGTCGGCTTCCTCACCGTCGGCCTCGGCCTGGTCGGGGCGGCGGCGGTCGTCCTGATCTACAAGGGCGACGCGCCGACCGTGCTGGAGGGCTTCGGCTTCGGTGCCGCGCTGCTCGCCATGTTCATGCGGGTCGGCGGCGGCATCTTCACCAAGGCCGCCGACGTCGGCGCCGACCTGGTCGGCAAGGTCGAGCAGGGCATCCCCGAGGACGACCCACGCAACGCGGCGACCATCGCCGACAACGTGGGCGACAACGTCGGTGACTGTGCCGGCATGGCCGCCGACCTCTTCGAGTCGTACGCCGTGACCCTGGTCGCCGCGCTGATCCTCGGCCGGGCCGCCTTCGGCGAGCAGGGCCTGGTCTTCCCGCTGATCGTCTCCACCATCGGTGTGCTGATCGCCATCCTCGGCGTCTTCATCACCCGGCTGCGGGCCGGCGACCGGTCCGGGCTCACCGCGATCAACCGGGCGTTCTACGCCTCCGCGGTGGTCTCGGCGATCCTGGTCGCGGTGATGTCCTTCGTCTACCTGCCCGCCACCTGGGCCGACCTGCTCGGTGCCGACTGGCGGACCAGGCTCGGCCTCGCCGAGGACGCGTCCGACCCGATCGACCCGCGGATCCTCGCCATCGGCGCCGTGGTGATCGGCATCGTGCTGGCCGCCGCCATCCAGGCGCTGACCGGCTATTTCACGGAGACCAACCGGCGCCCGGTGCAGGACATCGGCAAGTCGTCGCTTACCGGCCCCGCCACCGTGGTACTGGCCGGGATCAGCGTCGGCCTGGAGTCGGCGGTCTACTCGGCGCTGTTGATCGGCGCCGGGGTCTTCGGGGCGTTCCTGCTCGGTGGCGGCTCGCTCACCCTCTCGCTCTTCGCGGTGGCGCTGGCCGGTACCGGTCTGCTCACCACGGTCGGCGTGATCGTCGCGATGGACACCTTCGGTCCGATCTCGGACAACGCGCAGGGCATCGCCGAGATGTCCGGCGACATCGACGAGCAGGGGGCGCGCACCCTCACCGAGCTGGACGCGGTCGGCAACACCACCAAGGCGATCACCAAGGGCATCGCGATCGCCACGGCGGTACTCGCCGCCACCGCGCTCTTCGGGTCGTACACCGACACGCTGGCCGTGGCCCTCCGGGACGCGGGTTCCGACCTGTCGATCGACGGGCTGCTCAACGTGGCCAACCCGCGCAACCTGGTGGGCCTGATCGTCGGTGCCGCGGTGGTCTTCCTCTTCTCCGGTCTGGCCATCAACGCGGTCTCCCGCTCGGCCGGTGCCGTGGTGATGGAGGTACGCCGGCAGTTCAGGGAGCTGCCCGGGATCATGGACTACAGCCAGCGGCCGGAGTACGGCAAGGTGGTCGACATCTGCACCCGGGACGCCCAGCGCGAGCTGATGACCCCGGGGCTGCTCGCCATCCTGGCGCCGATCGCTGTCGGTTTCGGGCTCGGCCCGGGTGCGCTGGCCGCGTACCTGGCCGGTGCCATCGGGACCGGCACCCTGATGGCGGTCTTCCTGGCCAACTCGGGTGGCGCCTGGGACAACAGCAAGAAGCTGGTCGAGGACGGCGCGTTCGGCGGCAAGGGCTCGGACGCGCACGCGGCCACCGTGATCGGCGACACCGTCGGTGACCCGTTCAAGGACACCGCCGGGCCGGCGATCAACCCGCTGATCAAGGTGATGAACCTGGTCTCGCTGCTGATCGCCCCGGCCGTGGTGGCCTGGAGCGTCGGCGACGACGCCAACACCGCGCTGCGGATCGGGGTGGCGGTCGTCGCCGTGCTGATCATCGTGGTGGCGGTGCTGTTCAGCAAGCGCAAGCCGGTGGCCATGTCGGACTCCGACTCGGACACCGGCGGCGCCGGCAGCGGCAGCTCCGACCAGCAGCCGCAGACCGTCAACGCCTGA
- a CDS encoding ATP-binding protein, translating to MMSQVRLSFTPAPVHVRTARLVGVAVARRAGVAEELLDEVRLAIGEACARAVALHRQYGLGDLVLVEMSDSPAYTVRVIDRAPIEAGLGLAALPPDELADESLTDEALTVGVGFALLAGFVEDLQVRPVEEGIGTEVRMAWPLGR from the coding sequence GTGATGTCGCAGGTCAGGCTCTCCTTCACCCCTGCACCGGTGCACGTGCGCACCGCCCGGCTGGTCGGCGTCGCGGTGGCCCGGCGGGCCGGCGTGGCCGAGGAACTGCTCGACGAGGTACGGCTGGCGATCGGCGAGGCGTGTGCCCGCGCGGTCGCCCTGCACCGGCAGTACGGGCTCGGCGACCTGGTGCTCGTCGAGATGTCCGACAGTCCCGCGTACACGGTGCGGGTGATCGACCGGGCGCCGATCGAGGCCGGGCTGGGGCTTGCCGCGCTGCCGCCGGACGAGTTGGCCGACGAGTCGCTCACCGACGAGGCGCTGACGGTGGGTGTCGGGTTCGCCCTGCTCGCGGGCTTTGTCGAGGATCTTCAGGTGCGTCCCGTGGAAGAGGGGATCGGCACCGAGGTGCGGATGGCCTGGCCGCTCGGGCGGTAG
- a CDS encoding STAS domain-containing protein produces MDLSLTTRTIGEYTVLEVGGEVDVYTAPRLRERLVELIDGGARAIVVDLGRVDFLDSTGLGVLVGALKRLRPVGGTFGLICDKEPLLKIFRITALDQVFPIYPTLDAATAPADSSGADA; encoded by the coding sequence ATGGATCTGTCGCTGACGACCCGCACCATCGGTGAGTACACGGTGTTGGAGGTCGGCGGCGAGGTCGACGTCTACACCGCACCGAGACTGCGCGAGCGGCTGGTCGAGTTGATCGACGGCGGGGCCCGGGCGATCGTCGTCGACCTGGGTCGGGTGGACTTCCTCGACTCGACCGGACTCGGTGTGCTCGTGGGGGCGCTCAAGCGGCTGCGTCCGGTCGGCGGGACCTTCGGGCTGATCTGCGACAAGGAGCCGCTGCTCAAGATCTTCCGGATCACCGCGCTGGACCAGGTGTTCCCGATCTACCCGACGCTGGACGCCGCCACCGCGCCGGCCGACTCCTCCGGTGCCGATGCCTGA
- a CDS encoding DEAD/DEAH box helicase has protein sequence MAGAAGTVVGPVTHVERLPARTGTAVDWPEWVPAELRAALAGQGVVAPWRHQAEAAGHAYAGRNVVVATGTASGKSLGYQLPALATLLADPRATVLYLAPTKALAADQLRAVAALDLDGVRPACYDGDTPRAERDWIRAHSRFVLTNPDMLHHGILPGHAKWSAFLRRLAFVVVDECHTYRGVFGSHVAHVLRRLRRQAARYPRTPRSSVPGQRSGTGGGGSAPDGPVFVLASATSGDPAAAAGRLTGLPVTAVTEDTAPRGGLTFALWEPPLLPPSSPPPGRTAPSSSPDRTAPSSSGRTAPSSSPDRTAPSSSGRTAPSSSPGGAAPAGLAEPVLVGPGTDAGLDGAPVRRSALRETADLLSDTVAAGVRTLAFVKSRRGAELIATTARRSLDEAVPGLGSRVAAYRSGYLREERRSLEQALLGGELLGLASTSALELGVDLVGLDAVLICGYPGTRASLWQQAGRAGRSGREALAVLVARDDPLDTYLVHHPEALFGRPVEATVLDPANPYVLGPQLACAAAESPLTPADLELFGEGAKEAVEALVAAGALRSRPTGWYWRHVGRPEVDLRGTGGTPVDVVEASTGRLLGTVDPASAHFQVHPGAVYLHQGVSYVVDDLDLDGGCALVHAEEPDWSTHPRDVTSLSVVSVRSYLDAGPVGMFLGEVDVTSQVVSYQRRRLASGEVLATLPLDLPARELRTVAVWFTVSPESLMAAGVEAAEMPGALHAAEHAAIGLLPLVATCDRWDIGGLSTANHPDTEAPTVFVYDGHPGGAGFAERAYRAASAWLTATRDAIVECGCETGCPSCVQSPKCGNGNNPLAKPEAVRVLDVVLANLAKVAPADPDDLTTVAPADPEESGPRTDRG, from the coding sequence GTGGCCGGGGCGGCCGGCACGGTGGTCGGTCCGGTCACGCACGTCGAGCGGTTGCCGGCGCGTACCGGCACGGCCGTCGACTGGCCGGAATGGGTGCCGGCGGAACTGCGCGCGGCCCTCGCCGGGCAGGGCGTGGTCGCGCCGTGGCGGCACCAGGCCGAGGCCGCCGGACACGCGTACGCCGGCCGGAACGTGGTGGTCGCCACCGGCACCGCCTCCGGAAAGTCCCTCGGGTACCAGCTCCCGGCGCTGGCCACGCTGCTCGCCGACCCCCGGGCCACGGTGCTCTACCTGGCCCCGACCAAGGCCCTCGCCGCCGACCAGCTCCGGGCCGTCGCCGCACTCGACCTCGACGGGGTACGCCCGGCCTGCTACGACGGCGACACCCCGCGCGCCGAACGGGACTGGATCCGAGCGCACTCCAGGTTCGTGCTGACCAACCCGGACATGCTGCACCACGGCATCCTGCCGGGGCACGCGAAGTGGTCCGCCTTCCTGCGCCGGCTGGCGTTCGTGGTGGTCGACGAGTGCCACACCTACCGGGGTGTGTTCGGGTCGCACGTGGCACACGTACTGCGCCGGCTGCGGCGGCAGGCGGCACGCTATCCGCGTACCCCGAGGTCGTCGGTGCCGGGGCAGCGGAGCGGGACCGGCGGTGGCGGGTCGGCGCCGGACGGGCCGGTCTTCGTACTGGCCTCGGCGACCTCGGGCGACCCGGCGGCGGCGGCCGGGCGGCTGACCGGGCTGCCGGTCACGGCGGTCACCGAGGACACCGCGCCGCGCGGCGGGCTGACCTTCGCGCTCTGGGAGCCGCCACTGCTCCCACCGTCGTCGCCGCCGCCGGGCAGGACGGCCCCGTCGTCGTCGCCGGACAGGACGGCCCCGTCGTCGTCGGGCAGGACGGCCCCGTCGTCGTCGCCGGACAGGACGGCCCCGTCGTCGTCGGGCAGGACGGCCCCGTCGTCGTCGCCGGGCGGGGCGGCGCCGGCCGGCCTCGCCGAGCCGGTGCTGGTAGGTCCCGGGACCGACGCCGGGCTCGACGGCGCTCCGGTGCGCCGGTCCGCGCTGCGGGAGACCGCCGACCTGCTCAGCGACACGGTCGCGGCCGGAGTCCGGACGCTGGCCTTCGTCAAGTCCCGGCGCGGGGCCGAGCTGATCGCCACCACCGCCCGGCGCTCGCTGGACGAGGCCGTCCCCGGGCTGGGCAGCCGGGTCGCCGCCTACCGGTCGGGCTACCTGCGCGAGGAGCGCCGCTCGCTGGAACAGGCGCTGCTCGGCGGCGAGTTGCTCGGGCTCGCCTCGACCAGCGCGCTGGAACTCGGCGTCGACCTGGTCGGGCTGGACGCCGTGCTGATCTGCGGTTACCCGGGCACCCGGGCCTCGCTCTGGCAGCAGGCCGGCCGGGCCGGGCGCTCCGGGCGGGAGGCGCTGGCCGTACTCGTCGCCCGGGACGACCCGCTGGACACCTACCTGGTACACCACCCGGAGGCGCTGTTCGGCCGGCCGGTCGAGGCGACGGTGCTCGACCCGGCCAACCCGTACGTGCTGGGGCCGCAACTGGCCTGCGCGGCTGCCGAGTCCCCGCTCACCCCGGCCGACCTGGAACTCTTCGGCGAAGGGGCGAAGGAGGCGGTCGAGGCGCTGGTGGCCGCCGGTGCCCTCCGCTCCCGCCCGACCGGCTGGTACTGGCGGCACGTCGGGCGGCCGGAGGTGGACCTGCGCGGCACCGGCGGTACGCCGGTGGACGTGGTCGAGGCGTCGACCGGCCGGCTGCTCGGCACGGTCGACCCGGCGTCGGCGCACTTCCAGGTCCACCCCGGCGCGGTCTACCTGCACCAGGGCGTCTCGTACGTGGTGGACGACCTCGACCTCGACGGCGGCTGCGCGCTGGTGCACGCCGAGGAGCCGGACTGGTCCACCCATCCCCGGGACGTCACCTCGCTGTCGGTCGTCTCGGTCCGCTCCTATCTCGACGCCGGACCGGTCGGGATGTTCCTCGGCGAGGTCGACGTGACCAGCCAGGTGGTGTCGTACCAGCGCCGCCGGCTCGCCTCCGGCGAGGTACTGGCCACCCTGCCGCTGGACCTGCCCGCCCGGGAACTGCGTACCGTCGCGGTCTGGTTCACCGTGTCGCCGGAGTCGCTGATGGCGGCCGGGGTGGAGGCGGCCGAGATGCCGGGGGCGCTGCACGCCGCCGAGCACGCCGCGATCGGGCTGCTGCCGCTGGTCGCCACCTGCGACCGCTGGGACATCGGCGGACTGTCGACGGCGAACCATCCGGACACCGAGGCGCCGACGGTCTTCGTCTACGACGGGCACCCGGGCGGCGCCGGTTTCGCCGAGCGGGCGTACCGGGCGGCGTCGGCGTGGCTCACCGCGACCCGGGACGCGATCGTCGAATGCGGCTGCGAGACCGGCTGCCCGTCCTGCGTACAGTCGCCGAAGTGCGGGAACGGCAACAACCCGCTGGCCAAACCGGAGGCGGTCCGGGTGCTCGACGTGGTGCTGGCCAACCTGGCCAAGGTGGCTCCGGCGGACCCGGACGACCTAACCACGGTCGCTCCGGCGGACCCCGAGGAGTCCGGTCCGAGGACCGATCGCGGATAG
- a CDS encoding TadE family type IV pilus minor pilin: MSRRWPVDRDRGSFTAELAAGLPALLLLLLAGLTAVNAVTTKGQCVDAAREAAVAASRGAPGVPAGLRAAPPGATVSVSVRGEEVVATVRAPVRALGARLPRLTVSAVAVAAVEPGAPEPTS, encoded by the coding sequence GTGAGTCGGCGCTGGCCGGTCGACCGCGATCGGGGTTCCTTCACGGCCGAGTTGGCGGCCGGCCTGCCGGCGCTGCTGTTGTTACTGCTCGCCGGGCTCACCGCCGTCAACGCGGTGACCACCAAAGGGCAGTGCGTGGACGCCGCGCGGGAGGCGGCCGTGGCTGCCTCCCGCGGTGCCCCTGGAGTACCGGCCGGTCTCCGGGCCGCACCGCCGGGCGCGACGGTGTCGGTCTCCGTACGCGGTGAGGAGGTGGTGGCCACCGTGCGGGCACCGGTGCGTGCGCTCGGGGCGCGCTTGCCCCGACTGACGGTGAGCGCGGTCGCGGTCGCGGCGGTCGAGCCGGGCGCACCGGAGCCAACGTCATGA
- a CDS encoding DUF4244 domain-containing protein has protein sequence MMLRKLTARLRGDAGMNTAEYAVGTLAAVAFAGILLKVLTSGRVQAALASVIDRALS, from the coding sequence CTGATGCTGCGCAAGTTGACCGCCCGGCTCCGTGGCGACGCCGGGATGAACACCGCCGAGTACGCCGTCGGCACCCTCGCCGCCGTCGCCTTCGCCGGGATCCTGTTGAAGGTACTCACCTCCGGGCGGGTGCAGGCTGCGTTGGCCAGTGTGATCGACCGGGCCCTGTCGTGA
- a CDS encoding type II secretion system F family protein, with amino-acid sequence MDLVRSGRIDLVRLVSGLSGLAGCVLLGGWLGVLLGVATAVVLDRLLRRLEPAAVRRRRLRESADLPLAADLLAAALRAGAPADRAVCAVAEALGGPLGERLGEVGRTLQLGGTPEEAWTRVGPVPGAERLRSAAVRSSASGAALAGALTRLADDLRADRVTGAEAAARRAGVLIVLPLGLCFLPAFILAGLVPVIVAVLGDVL; translated from the coding sequence ATGGATCTCGTCCGGTCGGGGCGGATCGATCTCGTCCGGCTCGTGTCCGGGCTGTCCGGGCTGGCCGGCTGCGTCCTGCTCGGCGGCTGGCTCGGAGTACTGCTCGGGGTCGCTACCGCGGTTGTTCTCGACCGGCTGCTCCGCCGGCTCGAACCAGCCGCCGTCCGGCGACGCCGGTTGCGCGAGTCAGCCGACCTGCCGCTCGCCGCCGACCTGCTGGCGGCGGCGCTGCGGGCCGGCGCACCTGCCGACCGGGCCGTCTGTGCGGTCGCCGAAGCGCTCGGCGGGCCGCTGGGCGAGCGCCTCGGCGAGGTGGGCCGGACTCTCCAACTCGGCGGTACGCCCGAGGAGGCGTGGACGCGGGTCGGACCGGTGCCGGGTGCGGAGCGGCTCAGGTCGGCGGCGGTGCGCTCCTCGGCGAGCGGAGCGGCGCTGGCCGGGGCGTTGACCCGGCTCGCCGACGACCTGCGTGCCGACCGGGTGACCGGGGCCGAGGCGGCGGCCCGGCGGGCCGGTGTGCTGATCGTGCTGCCGCTCGGTCTCTGTTTCCTGCCCGCCTTCATTCTCGCCGGCCTGGTGCCGGTGATCGTCGCCGTGCTCGGCGACGTGCTGTGA